The nucleotide sequence GCCAGCGTCATTCCGGCGGCCGCTCCTGCGACGCTCGGCAGGGGGACGGTCGTGTGGGCGAAGACGCCGGAGAGCAGAGCGCCCGGCGCCTCGGTCCGGAACGGCAGGTCCCACCACGGGCCGCCCTGAGCGATGGCGGTCAGCCCGAACCGGGCGGCGACGAAGGGATGCCTCGGCACCTGCAGCAGCTGCGAACCGGTGAACTGGGCCACGGCGTCCGCGTGTTCGACCAGCGGGCCGAGCAGGGCGCGCCAGGCGGGGCCGTCGACGCCCAGCGCATCCACCGTGCGTTCGAGGTCGAGGTACGCCATCGCGACCCGGCCTCCCGGAAGCGGATTGCCGTATGACGCGGTCGGCACGACGAACGGCACGCGCTTCTCCAGACCGAATCTGCGGAAGAAGCCGGATGCGAAAGCCAGCGGATGGACGGCCGAGCAGACGTCGTGCCGGAAGCCGGGGAGGGTGAGCTCCTCGGTCCGCAGTCCGCCGCCCACCGTCGCGTTGCGCTCGTACACCCGCACCGACAGACCGGCGCGCGCGAGCGTGACGGCAGCGGAGAGACCGTTCGGGCCCGACCCGATCACGACGGCGTCGAGCTTGCCCGCTGCAGGCCGGTTCCCCGAGGGCGTGTTCGCGGAGGGAGCGCTCATACCTCCCTGTATACCCCGCACCTCGGCGCACACGGAGAGGGATCAGCAGTCCGTTCCCAGCATCCATGCACTATCGTGGGGAGGTCGGCTCTTGACACTGCGCGATCTGCGCGGATGGGTTTGTCAGTCAAGTGGGCCGGTTCCGTACCCGATCGGCGGTATGGATCACACAATCGTGAACGGCCCCGGACACAGTTCGCCCGGGAATCATTCGGTGCGCTGCGGCGTGCCGCCGAGCACTCGACATGAACCCAGGAAGAACATCCATGCCCGGATACAACAACGACCGACGATCGCAGAAGCCGTCCCGCGGCGGAGCGCCCAAGAGCAGCAGCAACCCGAGCCCCAAGCACCGCGGCTACCGCGCGGAGGAGCCTGCGTCCGGCAAGAAGGCCCGCTGGAGCGCCGACGAGCGTGCCGCGCGCGGCCGTTCGACGTACGGAACCCGCGACGACAGCGCCGGCCGCGGCCGCACCGAGCGCCCCAACTGGGAGCCTCGCGGCAAGGACGCCCGCCGCACCGAGCGGGTGTGGGAGGAGCGCGCGCCGCGTCAGGACCGCCCCCGCCGCGACGGCGACGACCGTCCCCGCCGCAGCTTCGACGACCGCGCGGACCGTCCGCGTCGTGATTTCGGTGACCGGACCGAGCGTCCGCGTCGTGAGTACGACGACCGTCCGCGTCGCGATTTCGGCGACCGGACCGAGCGTCCGCGTCGCGACTTCGGTGACCGCGCTGAGCGTCCGCGTCGCGATTTCGGTGACCGCACCGAGCGTCCGCGTCGTGAGTACGACGACCGTCCGCGTCGCGACTTCGGTGACCGGCCCGAGCGTCCGCGTCGTGAGTACGACGACCGTCCGCGTCGCGACTTCGGCGACCGCGCCGAGCGTCCGCGTCGTCAGTTCGATGACCGTGCCGAGCGTCCGCGTCGCGAGTACGACGACCGTCCGCGTCGGGACTTCAGCGACCGCAACGAGCGTCCGCGCCGTCAGTTCGACGACCGCACCGAGCGCCCGCGCCGCGACTCGGACTTCTACCCGTCGCGCGACGAGAAGCCGGCCTTCACGCCGACCGATGACGTCGTGCTCGAGCGTCTCGAGGCGGAGGCCATTCAGGCCGAGGACGTCGACGGCGTGACCTTCGCCGACCTGGGCCTCGGCGGCAACATCGTCCGTGCCCTCGCCGAGCTGGGAGCCGACAAGCCGTTCCCGATCCAGGCTGCGACGCTGCCCGATGTCCTCGCCGGCAAGGACGTGCTGGGCCGAGGCCGCACCGGCTCCGGCAAGACCATCGCCTTCGGCGCACCGCTCGCCGAGCGCCTCATGCAGCTGTGGGCCGACTCCGGCAAGGCCGGCGGCAAGCGTCAGCTCGGCCGCGCCCCGCGCGCCCTCATCCTGGCTCCCACGCGTGAGCTGGCGCTGCAGATCGACCGCACCGTGCAGCCCATCGCGCGCAGCGTCGGCCTCTTCACCACCCAGATCTACGGCGGCGTGCCGCAGGGTCGTCAGGTGGGCGCGCTCCAGCGCGGTGTCGACATCGTCATCGGCACACCGGGCCGCATCGAGGACCTTGTCGAGCAGGGCCGTCTGGACCTCAGCGAGGTGCAGATCACCGTCCTCGACGAGGCCGACCACATGTGCGACCTCGGCTTCCTCGAGCCGGTCCAGCGCATCCTGCGTCACACGGCCGAGGGCGGCCAGAAGCTGCTCTTCTCCGCAACGCTCGACTCGGGTGTGGCGCAGCTCGTGGACGAGTTCCTCGTGAACCCGGCCGTGCACGAGGTGGCGGGCGAGGACCAGGCGTCCTCGACCATCGATCACCGCGTGCTCGTGATCGAACACCGCGACAAGGGCGCCATCATCGAACAGCTCGCGGACCGCGACGGCAAGACGCTGGTCTTCGCCCGGACCCGTGCGTTCGCCGAGATGCTGGCCGAGCAGCTGGAGGACGCCGGCATCCCCGCCGTCAGCCTCCACGGCGACCTGAACCAGTCCCGCCGCACCCGCAACCTCGCCCAGCTCACCAGCGGCCGCGTGAACGTGCTGGTGGCGACGGATGTGGCCGCCCGTGGCATCCACGTCGACGACATCGACCTGGTCATCCAGGCCGACGCTCCGGACGAGTACAAGACGTACCTGCACCGTTCGGGCCGCACCGGCCGCGCCGGCAAGCAGGGCACGGTCGTCACCCTCATCCCGAAGCACCGCCAGCGCCGCATGAACGACCTCCTCGGCCGCGCCGAGATCGAGGCCGACTTCGTGCCGGCTGCCCCTGGCGACGACGTGCTCCTCACCCTCGCGCAGTAACCCGCGCGGGCCTTCCTCCGCCCACCGCTGGCTTCACGGATTCGTGGAGCCAGCGGTGGGCGGAGTCCGTTAACGAGCCGAACGACCATTGCGGACACTCGCGGGCATCGATCCGGGCTACCTTCATCCCGCGTGTGATATGTTGCGTTGGAACGTGTATTTCAATGAAAGGTGGTCCTCGTGGCCGTTATCAGTGTCACCCCCGAAGAGCTCAAGACTCAGGCGCAGGTCTACTTGACCGCGAAGAGCGAGATCGAGGCTGCGGTTCAGAAGGTCAACAGCATGAACGGCACCATCGCCGAAGAGTGGAAGGGTGCTGCGTTCGAGGCGTACCTGAACCAGTACGACCAGCTCGCCAAGAGCGTGCAGCAGTTCGAGCTGCTCCTCGAGGACATCAACAAGCAGCTGGTCAAGTACGCGGACACCGTTGCCGAGCGCGATGCTCAGGATGCGCAGAGCTTCGGCTTCTGACGCCGGGGTCGCCCGCCGCGCCGGGGTGGCCGGGCTGGCCCTCATGATGGGTCTCAGCCTGGCTTCCCCTGTGGGCGCGGCGGCCTGGGCCGACACGGGATCCGACCCTGGAGTCGGCCCGGGTGGCGACGGCAGCCTGCAGTTGCTCCCAGAGGTCATCACCAACGACGGCGTCAGTGCCGGGGGATCGGTCGACTTCCCGGTACGGGCGGAGCTCTTCCTGCCCCCGATGAACGAGCGCGCCGCCTCCCGAGGACTCGCAGAGGCGTCCATCCCGCACGTGATCGAGTCGACGGACTTCGCCCCGCATGTGAACCCGCTCTTCCTGCGGGACTACTCGGGCGCTCGAGCGCAGCTGTTCGAGAGCTACGCCCCACACGACCTGCCCGCGACGACGATCGACGGTCCCTCCCAGGGCAGCGAACTCTGGTACACGCTGATGATCGTCGCGGCCCTTCCCCTGACCCTGCTGGTGGCGTTCATCGGCTGGAAGACCGCGTCGAGACGACGGAGGACTCATGGCCGATCGGCACATTGACGTCAGCATCGACTTCAATTCCCAACAGCTCGACCTCCGGGTCCCTGCCGCCGTCACGTTGGCGCGGCTGACGCAACTGATCAGCGCCGTGCTCGACGAGCACGGCATCGTCATGCCGAGCGATTGGCATCTCGCGGTGAAGGACAAACCGCTGCGCCTCGGCCCCTACGACGTCGTCGGCGACTTCCCGATCGGCCACGGGGACGTTCTGGCGGTGGTCACGCGTTTGCCGGCGACCTCCCCGGGCTCGTAGCGCGAATCCCGGCACCGGAGAACGGGCACATCGTCCAGGCTCTCTCAGCAGAACATCCGCAGCGCCTCTGCGTAGCGCTCGGGATCGGCACGAGTTCCGGCGGTGACGAGGATCGCGTGCGGGCCGATGCGCCGGGTGAAGGCGCCCCGACAGGGAATCTGCACCACCGTGGTCAAGCCGCACTTCCAGGCTTGGATCAGCGCCTCGAGCGAGAGGCGTTCCGGCTGCGCCTCCAGCCCCGCCGACGACGGACGTACTCGCTGCTCGAACTGAGCCTGCATCCACTGCTCGGCTTCATCGGTGAACGCTTCGCCGCCGACCTCCTCGCGCCACGAGGGGCCGACGAGTTCGCGCAACAGGCTCGCGCGATCAGGCGAGCCATTCGGAGTCGCCTGCAGGAGCTCGAAGATATCGGGCCTGGGAGTGGTCCCCGCGTGCTCCAGCACCTCCTCCCAGACGCGTGGCCAGACAGCCTCCCATTCCGAGGTCGGTGCAGACATCCGCATGGCGGGAGCCACGGCGATGGGTGTGTCGATGAGCGCGGGCGGGAGATCGTCACCGACCGGATGAAGCTGCCACGCCTCGCGTACCCATAGCAGTTCCAGCAGTGACTGCAGATCATCGTCGACCCGGATCACCATGTCGTGCGGCCACGGATTGCCAGGCATCGGCTCAATTGAGAACAACGGACTCCCCCTCGACTCGTCGTTCCCATCCTGCCTTCGGGCACGAGAACCGACAATCGGTGGGAGTGCGAGCCGAGGATCAGCCGCGCGCTCGCTTGCGGCGCCACGAATTCAGCACCGTCAGCAGGCCCCCGATCAACGAGCCCGCGACGAAGACGGGGATCCATGTGTAATCGAATGCCGGTGCGGATGCCGCCGCCGTGGGCGTGCTGTTCGTGGTCGTGATGGGATTCGCGAACGAGTCGTAGATCTTCGCGGGATCGGCGCCGTTTGCGCGCGTGTTGGCGAGCACGGTCGAGAACCGCTCGCTGTAGTCGCTGCTCGTCGCCAGGGTGGAGCTACCGGTGGAGATGGTTCCGCTCATCGCGTCGAGGACCGCCTGAGTCTCGGTCTGCGTTTTCTGAACGCTGGAGACGAGCTCGTCGAAGTCGGCCGAGTTGTCTGTGATGATCCGCGCGCTGGCCGCGACGTTCTTGGCGTTCGCGCTGGTCGTGGCCACCAGATGCGAGAGAGTCTCGTAGAGCGCCGGGCCCGTCTTCTCGTCGAGATACAGCTCGGAGAGGCCCGGATCCTGGTCGTTCCAGGCGGTCGTCTTCAACTGGATCACGGTGTTGGACTTCGCTTCCCACAGAGCCGGAGCAGCGTTGACGCTGGTGATCGCTGCGGCGAACCACTGCTCGAGCGCCTGCACTGATCCTGAGAAATAGCCCTCGGGCACGCTGAGCCCGTTCAGAGTCGCGACGTTGTCGGAGGTGGAGGCCAGTTGCCCTCTGACGGCGCCGATCTGCTTGATGATCGCAGCGATGTTGTCCTGGCCGAGTGCCTGGAAGTTGTCCACGTCCACGTCGCTGAGGTACTTCTCGATGTCGACGGCGTCGATGGTGCCGTACCGCTTGGAGACGGATTCCTCGCTGTGGCCGGCAACGACTCCGGTGGCTCCCACCGCGCTCGTGAAGCTCTCGAGGGTGTCATCAGGCGCACCGTAGAGGAACTGGAGCAGGTTCGCCGCGGTCCGGATGTTGCCGAGGTACTCGGTGATGGTGACGAAGTCGTCGCCTGCGATCCGATTCTTGGCGGCATCGGCGGGGACGAGGACGTAGACATCCGTCCCGAGGCTCGTGGGCGGCACGGGCTCTGCGGCTGTGGTGTCCTGCGCCGTGTACGACAGGGTGGCGGTGCCGGCGACATCCTCCAGGTCGATCATGTAGGTCAGACTTGCCGTGAGCGGGGCAGTTCCCTCGCTGTTGTCGAGGGTCGCCGTGCCGGTTGCCTGATCGACCGTCACGCAGTTCGGCGTCGCGTCCGCGCAGGCGGGGGCGACGGTTCCGAGGCCGACCGTCATGCGGGAGGCCTCGAGCGTCTCGGGGAGGTCGACGCTCACCGCGTAACGCGATCCGGCGGGGACCGCGACGGGCAGCGTCTTGGTCACCGACTGCTCCGTGGGCCCCGTCGACGTGGAGACCACATTCAGCTGCGGCGCGGCCGCACCGGTCGGATTCTCCTTCGCATAGTGCTGGATGAGGCCCAGCTGGCTGATGTACGGCTGGGGCTCGAACTCGTTGTGTGCGGCCTTGAGTGCGCTGAACAGCTCGGTGTACTGGGCGGGATCCGTCGGAATGAGGGCGACGAGCTGGTCGATCTTCTCCTTGTACCGTTCCACGGTCACTGCAGCGGCGCCACTTCCGCTGAACGTGTTGGACAGCTTCTGCGCGAGCGCACGCCTCGCCATTTCGGGCGTCAAGGTCTCGGGGCTGACGGTGTAGTTGCTGTCTGTGATCGGCATTGTGATGCCGAAGTACTCGGAAAGGAGGCGGGTCTCCAAGCTCATGAGGTCGTCGCGGGACCTGGCGAGTGCGTCCTCCTGATGTTTGAGCGACTCTTTGACTACTTCCACGCGCCCGTTGACAGAGTTGGCCATCCCGTCATATTTCTGCACCGTCTCCTTGAGCGACGCGAGCAGCCCGGTGTGTGTGCCCGAAGCATCCGTCGACGAGAAGCCGTCCAGTCCGCTCCAGCCGTCCGCGCCGGAGAACAACCCGTCGATGTGGTCCGCGAACGCCTGGTCGTAGTAGCTCTTGTCGGATGCGCTCTGATCGGTGAGGGCGGCGTTGCCGTTCGCCACGTTCGTCTTCGCGATCTGTTCCTGCTGGCGGAAGTACGCGGAGAGCGACGGCTGCTGCCGACCCAGGGAGTCGCTGACGGACGTCAGCGTGTCCGTGGTGTTCGCGGTGAATCCGTTCTGCGCCGACACCCACGCGCTGTTGAGTCCGCGCAGCACCGTCGCCATGTCGATGCTGCCGTCGTAGCTCTTCGCAGTCTTCTCGAGGTTGGGGCGCAGCGTGTTGGAGACACTGTCCAGGAGCGCAGTCTGGCTGGAGACGACCGACTCCATGTTGACCTGGGCCCCGGAGATGTTCGAGGCGACGCTCGCGAAGTACATCTGCACGATCCGGGAGTTGAAGTCGCGGATGATGGTGAACATCCGGCTTTCGAGGCGTTCCCGGGAGAGCTCGTCGTCGCCGACGACGCGGTAGTCGATGGTCGCCTTGACCGGATTCAGGTCCTGCAGGGTCAGCAGGTCATGCGAGAAGGTCCTTGGAAGCACGACGACAGCGCTCACCGTCTCATCGGTGAATGCTCTCTCCGCGACGCTTCGTGAGACGACCTGCCAGTTGTTCTGATCGGCGTTCGAGACGAGGCTGACGAACTCTTTGCCGAACAGGTAAGTGGCGCCGTTGAAGGTCGCGGGTTCGTCCTCGTTCACCAGGGCGATCGTCTGCCGGTCCGCAGGGGCGGCCGCCGTGGCTGCGCTGAGCACGTTCGTCGAAGCGGCGAGGAGGAGCGCCAAGGCCACGGTGCCGATGCTGATCAGAACCTTCTTGAGCATGTCGATCCCCCATGAATTCGGTCTCGAAGATGAGCAGGATGTGACCTTATCAGGTTATGACCTGTTATATGTCTGTACTGTTACTTCTGAGCGTACGGCAGATCAGGTGCACGGGCACCGCGACGAAGTGGGTAGGTATGAGGGTTTTCGATGGGCGCGAGACGTTGGAGTTCGAACGCACCGGAGAGACGGTCCGGGTACTGCTGGCCGGTGCGCAGATACGCATGGATTCCATCGACATCGTTCGTCACCATGTCACGCTCGCGGAGGAGGTTCCCGAGCAGTTCCAAGCCGTCTTGACCTATCGCGTTCCGGCGGCCGCGCGCACCCTCCGCCAAGCGGCTTCGGCGGCTCGCACCCGGCTCGAGAAGCTGCAGACCGCTCAGAAGCTGGCCGCTTTGCGGCCACTGGCCGGCAAGTTCCGAATTCCCTTCCTCCACCCCGAGAACATCGTGATCACGGGGGCAGGCGTCTCCGTGACGCACAGCGGCCTCGTCGGGATCCTCGCGCCGATGGCCTTCGACGACGCGCTGTTCCTGAAGGGATACAAGGCGCTCGTGCTGAGCATCCTGCATCCTCGTCTGCCGTTCGAGAAGCTCATCGATGGCACGGCGACTCTGAAGGACGACTTCAGCAAGCGGATCGCCTCCTTCCCGACCGTGGACGACATCGCTGCGTTCGTCGACCGGGAAGTGGCGGAGGAGGCCTCGAGAGCGTCGCGCGAGACCGTGTCGGTTCGGAAGCTCCGCTACCGGCTCACGACGGTGCTCGCTGCAGTCGCCGTCGTGGCCGCCTCGGTGTCGGGATGGTGGGCGTACGAATCCGTCGTGGTGGCTCAGCCGCGGCAGGAAGCGATCATCACGGCCCAGTCCGACTTCCTGACCAGCGACTATGCGCAGACGCTGAAGGACCTTCAGGAGTACGGCCCGAGCGATCTGCCGAAGTCGGCGCGCTACGTCCTGGCCGTGAGCTCGATCAAGCTGACGAAACTGACGGCCGTTCAGAAGCAGACCGTGCTCAACAACATCTCCACGAAGACGGACGACAACACGCTCGACTACTGGATCCACCTCGCACGAGGAGACTTGGATACGGCGCTCAACCTCGCCCAGAACCTCGGTGACGACCAGCTGACCCTGCTCGCGTACACCGACCTCTACGAGGCGACCAAGCTCGACACGTCGATGGAGGGTGCGCGCAAGCAGAAGCTGCTCGACGAGTACGCCAAGAAGATCGAAGAGCTGATCGCACGGCTCGGAGCGACCCGATGAGCGCGGGTCCCGGCACCGACTTCTTCGCGCTCTCGGCGACTGGACCCTCCGGCGGTAGGCTCCGCGACGACCGGTTGATCGCCGGATCCGTGTTGTTCTCCGTGTATGTGCTCGACGCGGAACTCGTGACGATCCCCCTCACCGAGGAGCGACCGTCCGCCGTCTTCGACGATCTCACCCTCGGGGTCGTCAACGATCGCCTGTTCATCAATGGCGCCGCCGTGCCCGCGGGCCTCACTGAGTGCAACGACCACGTGCTCCTCGTCGTGGATGCTCGTCGAGCGGAATCGACACACCTGGTGTTCGATCCCGACGATCATTTCCTCATCGGCGGCTCCGACAGCGCGAGCATCAGGACCCCGGGTGACACCATGGTCGCCATCCACGGCGATACCGTCATCGCTCGCACGGGCAGTGACTTCCTCTACGTGAACGAGCGGCGGGCGGACGAGCGTGAGATCATCCACGCGGCCGCCGTGGGCGACCGCGTCCTGACTGCGGACTACCTCGTCGAGAGGCGTGCGGCGCAGTGGAGGGTGACCACCTTCGCCGACGGCACGGAGCTGGACCGGAGCACGTTCCTCGAACAGGAGCAGCACGACGAGTTCCCGCCCGACTTCCCCGACTATCGTCGGAGCCCCAGGATCACCCTGGAGGTCCCGAGCGACAAAGTGCAGGTGCACAAGATCGCGCCGGCTCAGAAGCCCGACAAGAACAGCATCCTGAAGGCCCTTCTCCCGCCGCTGGGAATGGTCGCCGTCGGCGTGGCCACCACCGTGCTGTCCGGGCGCAATCCGCTGATGATGCTCGGCATGGCCATTCTGAGCCTGCTGACCGCCGCGTTCACCGTCTCCCAGTTCGTGGCAGATCGGCGTGAGCGCCGGAAGGAGGACGACGCTCGACGGGACGACTACGAGCGTTACCTCGTCAACGTCACGGCGTCGCTGACGCGTCTCTGCGAGCAGGAGAAGAGCGTCCGTGACTACAACGCGCCCGGTCCCGAGGCGCTGGTGCGCATGGTGACCGCCTACGGCCCGCGGATCTATGAACGGCTTCCCAACAACAAGGACTTCCTGGACGTCTCGCTGGGG is from Leifsonia sp. 466MF and encodes:
- a CDS encoding DEAD/DEAH box helicase, which gives rise to MPGYNNDRRSQKPSRGGAPKSSSNPSPKHRGYRAEEPASGKKARWSADERAARGRSTYGTRDDSAGRGRTERPNWEPRGKDARRTERVWEERAPRQDRPRRDGDDRPRRSFDDRADRPRRDFGDRTERPRREYDDRPRRDFGDRTERPRRDFGDRAERPRRDFGDRTERPRREYDDRPRRDFGDRPERPRREYDDRPRRDFGDRAERPRRQFDDRAERPRREYDDRPRRDFSDRNERPRRQFDDRTERPRRDSDFYPSRDEKPAFTPTDDVVLERLEAEAIQAEDVDGVTFADLGLGGNIVRALAELGADKPFPIQAATLPDVLAGKDVLGRGRTGSGKTIAFGAPLAERLMQLWADSGKAGGKRQLGRAPRALILAPTRELALQIDRTVQPIARSVGLFTTQIYGGVPQGRQVGALQRGVDIVIGTPGRIEDLVEQGRLDLSEVQITVLDEADHMCDLGFLEPVQRILRHTAEGGQKLLFSATLDSGVAQLVDEFLVNPAVHEVAGEDQASSTIDHRVLVIEHRDKGAIIEQLADRDGKTLVFARTRAFAEMLAEQLEDAGIPAVSLHGDLNQSRRTRNLAQLTSGRVNVLVATDVAARGIHVDDIDLVIQADAPDEYKTYLHRSGRTGRAGKQGTVVTLIPKHRQRRMNDLLGRAEIEADFVPAAPGDDVLLTLAQ
- a CDS encoding WXG100 family type VII secretion target, whose amino-acid sequence is MAVISVTPEELKTQAQVYLTAKSEIEAAVQKVNSMNGTIAEEWKGAAFEAYLNQYDQLAKSVQQFELLLEDINKQLVKYADTVAERDAQDAQSFGF
- a CDS encoding EsaB/YukD family protein; this translates as MADRHIDVSIDFNSQQLDLRVPAAVTLARLTQLISAVLDEHGIVMPSDWHLAVKDKPLRLGPYDVVGDFPIGHGDVLAVVTRLPATSPGS
- the esaA gene encoding type VII secretion protein EsaA, producing MLKKVLISIGTVALALLLAASTNVLSAATAAAPADRQTIALVNEDEPATFNGATYLFGKEFVSLVSNADQNNWQVVSRSVAERAFTDETVSAVVVLPRTFSHDLLTLQDLNPVKATIDYRVVGDDELSRERLESRMFTIIRDFNSRIVQMYFASVASNISGAQVNMESVVSSQTALLDSVSNTLRPNLEKTAKSYDGSIDMATVLRGLNSAWVSAQNGFTANTTDTLTSVSDSLGRQQPSLSAYFRQQEQIAKTNVANGNAALTDQSASDKSYYDQAFADHIDGLFSGADGWSGLDGFSSTDASGTHTGLLASLKETVQKYDGMANSVNGRVEVVKESLKHQEDALARSRDDLMSLETRLLSEYFGITMPITDSNYTVSPETLTPEMARRALAQKLSNTFSGSGAAAVTVERYKEKIDQLVALIPTDPAQYTELFSALKAAHNEFEPQPYISQLGLIQHYAKENPTGAAAPQLNVVSTSTGPTEQSVTKTLPVAVPAGSRYAVSVDLPETLEASRMTVGLGTVAPACADATPNCVTVDQATGTATLDNSEGTAPLTASLTYMIDLEDVAGTATLSYTAQDTTAAEPVPPTSLGTDVYVLVPADAAKNRIAGDDFVTITEYLGNIRTAANLLQFLYGAPDDTLESFTSAVGATGVVAGHSEESVSKRYGTIDAVDIEKYLSDVDVDNFQALGQDNIAAIIKQIGAVRGQLASTSDNVATLNGLSVPEGYFSGSVQALEQWFAAAITSVNAAPALWEAKSNTVIQLKTTAWNDQDPGLSELYLDEKTGPALYETLSHLVATTSANAKNVAASARIITDNSADFDELVSSVQKTQTETQAVLDAMSGTISTGSSTLATSSDYSERFSTVLANTRANGADPAKIYDSFANPITTTNSTPTAAASAPAFDYTWIPVFVAGSLIGGLLTVLNSWRRKRARG
- the essB gene encoding type VII secretion protein EssB, with product MRVFDGRETLEFERTGETVRVLLAGAQIRMDSIDIVRHHVTLAEEVPEQFQAVLTYRVPAAARTLRQAASAARTRLEKLQTAQKLAALRPLAGKFRIPFLHPENIVITGAGVSVTHSGLVGILAPMAFDDALFLKGYKALVLSILHPRLPFEKLIDGTATLKDDFSKRIASFPTVDDIAAFVDREVAEEASRASRETVSVRKLRYRLTTVLAAVAVVAASVSGWWAYESVVVAQPRQEAIITAQSDFLTSDYAQTLKDLQEYGPSDLPKSARYVLAVSSIKLTKLTAVQKQTVLNNISTKTDDNTLDYWIHLARGDLDTALNLAQNLGDDQLTLLAYTDLYEATKLDTSMEGARKQKLLDEYAKKIEELIARLGATR